Genomic DNA from Pseudomonadota bacterium:
TAAATGCCTCTGCTACACCTCCATGGGGTGAGGTAGTCAGTATACCTATTATATCATCAATCCTGTTCCTTTCTCACCTTGAGGGGTTTTAATTATCAGCTAATTCTATAAATATTATAAAAATTATTCATATTATTCATTTGCTTTGCAGATGGACATTCCTTAAAATAAAGAAAAATACTCGAGAAAGGGCTAAAAGGATGAAAAGAAAGAAGGTTCTTGTTTTTATTGATGGAGAAACAATTGGAAAGGGCAACGATGAACTGGGCAGGATACTTATGAGGTCCTTTCTCTACACCTTAAAAGACTTGGAAACAAGGCCATGGAGAATTATATTCATATATACCGGGGTAAAACTTGCTGCAGAAGGGTCGGAATATCTCGATATATTAAAAGAGATTGAGAGCCTCGGTGTGGAAATACTCTCGTGCGGGACATGTCTCGATTACTTCAATCTCAAGGATAGGTTAAAGGCGGGCAGAATAAGCAATATGAATGAAATCGTATCTTCTTTTATTGGGGCAACGAATGTTGTCAAACCGTGACATAAAAACAGTAAGCAGTAGTCAGGGGATAGCAGGCAGCAGTTCAAAAAGATTTTATTTCAGATTCTGGCTCATGAATTCTTTGGAAATACAATGATTTATCTGGATAATGCAGCTACATCATTCCCGAAACCGAAAGAAACGGTTGA
This window encodes:
- the yedF gene encoding sulfurtransferase-like selenium metabolism protein YedF translates to MLCRWTFLKIKKNTRERAKRMKRKKVLVFIDGETIGKGNDELGRILMRSFLYTLKDLETRPWRIIFIYTGVKLAAEGSEYLDILKEIESLGVEILSCGTCLDYFNLKDRLKAGRISNMNEIVSSFIGATNVVKP